A window from Thiosulfatimonas sediminis encodes these proteins:
- a CDS encoding ABC transporter substrate-binding protein encodes MNHNRRTFLKKAAVASAAFKFPGILHAENKYPTLRVLGTHVTLQEPIRQRAMKELGINIEFSPGGSAEVLMKAIADPNSFDLYEQWSNSTRLLWRSDAIQGIDIKRLKYWNEINDLPKTGIIRPGVSPGAGDVPNKILYIQPDGMLGDQPSNQVSFMPYVHNVDSFGYNTQKIPLGIPYETESWGWLLDERYKGKVALVNEPTIGIFDAALAAEAKGLMHFNDIGNMSRVEIDELFRILFSLKQSGHFRGLWNSTPHSIELMKNGSVDIESMFSPAVAALNGKGIPCVYAAPKEGYRAWYGVMSLSSKSEGEQKDAAYEYMNWWLSGWPGAFIARQGYYISNPERSRQFMEKEEWDYWYEGKPAATSLIGTDGSFVVSKGDVRTGGSYINRFSHIAVWNTVMPNFEYSLRKWSEFVNIKAKVS; translated from the coding sequence GTGAATCATAATCGTCGTACATTTCTGAAGAAAGCCGCTGTTGCTTCTGCCGCTTTCAAATTTCCTGGTATTTTACACGCCGAGAATAAGTATCCTACCCTCCGCGTACTTGGCACTCACGTAACACTGCAAGAACCGATTCGTCAGCGCGCTATGAAAGAGTTGGGGATTAATATCGAGTTCTCTCCAGGTGGAAGTGCAGAAGTTTTGATGAAAGCGATTGCGGACCCGAATAGCTTTGATTTATACGAACAATGGTCTAACAGCACCAGACTATTATGGCGTTCAGATGCGATTCAGGGAATTGATATCAAGCGCCTCAAGTATTGGAATGAAATCAATGATCTTCCAAAAACCGGTATTATTCGACCCGGTGTTTCACCGGGTGCCGGCGATGTTCCAAATAAAATCCTCTATATTCAGCCTGATGGAATGCTTGGCGACCAGCCGAGTAATCAAGTTAGCTTTATGCCTTATGTTCACAATGTAGATTCATTTGGTTACAACACGCAGAAAATTCCGCTAGGGATTCCTTACGAGACTGAGAGCTGGGGCTGGTTACTTGATGAGCGTTACAAAGGCAAAGTGGCGCTCGTAAATGAGCCGACCATCGGGATTTTTGATGCGGCGCTGGCTGCTGAGGCAAAGGGTTTGATGCATTTCAACGACATTGGCAACATGAGCCGTGTTGAAATTGATGAGCTGTTTAGGATTCTTTTCAGTTTAAAGCAGTCAGGGCATTTCAGAGGTTTGTGGAACTCAACGCCGCACTCGATTGAGCTGATGAAAAATGGTTCTGTCGACATTGAAAGTATGTTTTCTCCAGCCGTGGCGGCACTGAATGGAAAGGGTATCCCGTGTGTCTATGCCGCGCCAAAAGAGGGATACCGCGCTTGGTACGGAGTGATGAGTCTTTCAAGCAAATCTGAAGGTGAACAAAAAGACGCGGCATATGAGTACATGAATTGGTGGCTTTCTGGTTGGCCAGGTGCATTCATTGCTCGACAGGGGTACTACATTTCTAATCCTGAGCGTTCACGCCAATTTATGGAAAAAGAAGAATGGGATTACTGGTACGAAGGAAAGCCTGCTGCAACATCTCTAATCGGAACAGATGGCAGCTTTGTGGTAAGTAAAGGCGATGTTCGTACAGGCGGTTCCTATATCAACCGTTTTAGCCATATTGCCGTTTGGAACACCGTTATGCCAAACTTTGAATATTCGCTACGGAAATGGAGTGAGTTTGTCAATATTAAAGCTAAGGTAAGCTAA
- a CDS encoding response regulator: MNTPFSLRTKAYLAAFFSGLLLSSLLVISTAQMQSLETTARHLYNTNTDLKAYVQLTAEIEKLKGFVQRYQLTLSPILNDEIGALNEKIDAIIEKPVTQTSDELQEHIILLKTHLQTFRDHFEKLKRELMIQQQLQATLLENSERLENFLLKNDEERSSLIALQSIEIDLFRYQAHLDSTYAQKVRKALSTLSNALEQNSRFDQQQQTWFIRFKDSSLRAIQHQSALMMLSDVVMPGESSEIIYHAYQVQNLANLQIEQINDDIAQLTNKTTQVIFITGIIFVLGLFITAWLIIRMVTQPVVKLTQVFEQIISGDKKPILLKSVAEDEIGRLTSAAITFSEWGVELRDLAREQKTLLSLFDKGDAVLFKWRNDAEWSIASVSSNVEALLGYSVEQLLEQKIVYRDLIHPKDLEEVNLELSSALEADEDYFRHEPYRIITADGQEKWILDYTVTQKDENGRVTHFIGYLSDFTKQKNYEFSLRMQALKLQLASKSAEMGVWTWDLIENTLEWNDNMYKIYGLERGEADNHYSMWSNALLDEDRPRSEARINQAVAEDGLFDDIFRIRRPDGSIRYIKASGMCEIDDEGRKVAMVGTNIDVTQAETFKQSLFEAKEEAEQANRAKSDFLANMSHEIRTPLNGVIGLTDLTLKTELNEQQRLYLEQSMSSSKSLLNVINDILDYSKIEAGKLELESIPFLLENSVRNSVFLFSKQAEEKGIEMHVNMDSRLMTTLKGDPLRLQQILNNLIANAIKFTERGDITVKIELISQDEQHLSLQFCVSDTGIGIDEKKMASLFDAFTQSDTSDSRRYGGTGLGLSICKHLTELMNGEIWAKSIKGEGSSFCFSVMFEKSEIQLAESLKIENIRNKRFLVVDDNEIELKLLCDIFDSWKVDYKACQSGKDGLQAALAEHFDYIILDWKMPDVDGLRVIHQLHQQKPTDQVNIIMVTAYMKEELIKNAQAIGETIPVILEKPVLASNLFQALGVYELPIDLRALQEQSQWTFDADILVAEDNAVNQLVIKDYLTSFGCRVTLAENGKKAVEALQNNHFDLIMMDIQMPVMDGYQATQIIRESNANIAIIALSAAVMERDKKASHMAGMNEHIGKPIDPEELLSVMQKYLDAEKVTVESKSMPFELPAIEKINIAALAKAFSSKGAIRQMFTSFIKGFGDVKERFDDALPVEILQKHIHALNGASGNLFMEDLFQLVKAMNESKDEVFIREHLAKLRLELEAVLHSIRRYLESEEKPSEMKMTMEEASDLLDGLVQMLGLGRYVPAGELERYHSAITLLSDTEVANHIVELIAELEYQEAEQQLKDLRSKKA, translated from the coding sequence ATGAATACGCCCTTCAGTCTTCGCACTAAAGCTTATTTGGCCGCGTTCTTCTCTGGTCTATTGCTCTCATCGTTATTAGTGATTTCCACCGCGCAAATGCAGTCGCTGGAAACGACAGCCCGACACTTATATAACACCAATACGGATTTAAAGGCCTATGTTCAGTTGACGGCTGAAATCGAAAAACTCAAAGGCTTCGTACAGCGTTATCAGTTGACTTTATCTCCTATTCTGAATGATGAAATCGGAGCACTTAATGAAAAAATTGATGCCATTATTGAAAAACCGGTAACGCAAACTTCGGATGAATTGCAGGAGCATATCATCTTGCTTAAAACCCACCTCCAAACTTTTCGGGATCATTTTGAGAAGCTTAAACGTGAGCTGATGATACAACAACAGCTGCAAGCCACATTGCTCGAAAACAGCGAACGACTGGAAAATTTCTTGCTGAAGAATGACGAGGAACGTTCATCTCTGATTGCACTTCAATCGATTGAGATTGACCTTTTTCGCTATCAGGCACATCTTGACTCTACGTATGCCCAAAAAGTTCGAAAAGCACTTTCCACACTGAGTAATGCCTTGGAGCAGAATAGTCGCTTTGATCAGCAACAGCAGACATGGTTTATCCGTTTTAAAGACAGTTCATTGCGGGCAATTCAGCATCAAAGTGCGTTGATGATGCTCAGTGATGTGGTTATGCCGGGTGAATCGTCCGAGATTATTTATCACGCTTATCAGGTTCAGAATTTGGCTAATCTACAAATTGAACAGATTAACGACGATATTGCACAGCTGACCAATAAAACGACGCAAGTGATTTTTATTACAGGCATCATTTTCGTTCTGGGCCTGTTTATCACCGCCTGGCTGATTATTCGGATGGTAACGCAACCCGTTGTAAAACTGACGCAAGTTTTTGAGCAAATCATAAGCGGAGATAAAAAGCCTATTTTGCTTAAATCCGTTGCGGAAGATGAAATTGGTCGACTAACCAGTGCGGCCATTACCTTCAGTGAATGGGGAGTAGAGCTCAGAGACTTGGCGCGTGAACAGAAGACCTTACTTTCCTTGTTTGATAAAGGCGATGCGGTTTTATTCAAATGGCGCAACGATGCCGAGTGGAGCATCGCGTCGGTCTCGTCCAATGTGGAAGCACTGCTTGGTTATAGTGTCGAACAACTTCTTGAACAGAAGATTGTCTATCGAGACCTGATTCATCCGAAAGATCTCGAAGAGGTTAATCTTGAGCTCAGCTCTGCGCTTGAAGCCGATGAGGATTACTTTCGTCATGAACCCTACCGGATTATTACAGCAGATGGTCAAGAAAAATGGATTCTTGATTACACGGTCACTCAAAAGGACGAGAATGGGCGTGTCACCCACTTTATCGGTTATCTGAGCGATTTCACCAAACAGAAAAATTATGAGTTCTCGCTTCGTATGCAAGCGCTTAAGCTTCAACTCGCGTCCAAGTCGGCTGAAATGGGCGTTTGGACATGGGATCTGATAGAAAACACCCTGGAATGGAATGATAACATGTACAAAATTTACGGGCTGGAGCGTGGCGAGGCTGATAATCATTACTCGATGTGGAGTAACGCCTTACTAGACGAAGACCGACCTCGATCTGAAGCCAGAATCAATCAAGCCGTTGCCGAGGATGGTCTTTTTGATGATATTTTCCGAATCAGACGTCCAGACGGAAGCATACGTTACATTAAAGCATCCGGCATGTGTGAGATTGATGATGAAGGGCGCAAGGTTGCGATGGTGGGAACCAACATTGACGTCACTCAAGCGGAAACGTTCAAGCAAAGTCTTTTCGAGGCGAAAGAAGAGGCTGAGCAGGCCAATCGTGCTAAATCAGACTTCCTAGCTAATATGAGTCATGAAATCCGAACCCCTCTGAATGGTGTCATTGGTCTTACCGACCTTACCCTGAAAACCGAACTCAATGAGCAGCAACGCCTCTACTTAGAGCAGTCAATGAGTTCTTCCAAAAGCTTACTCAACGTTATTAATGACATACTGGATTATTCCAAGATCGAGGCGGGCAAACTTGAACTCGAATCGATTCCATTCCTGCTTGAAAATTCGGTCAGAAACAGTGTCTTTCTGTTCAGCAAGCAAGCTGAAGAAAAAGGAATCGAAATGCATGTCAATATGGACAGCCGTCTCATGACGACCCTCAAAGGGGATCCGCTGAGATTGCAGCAGATTCTAAATAACTTGATTGCAAACGCAATAAAATTCACCGAACGAGGTGATATTACCGTCAAAATCGAATTGATCTCACAGGATGAACAACATTTATCTTTGCAATTTTGCGTGAGTGATACCGGTATTGGTATCGATGAGAAGAAGATGGCCAGTCTTTTTGATGCCTTTACGCAAAGTGACACTTCCGATTCGCGAAGATATGGCGGAACTGGATTGGGGCTTTCAATCTGTAAACATCTCACTGAATTAATGAATGGTGAGATTTGGGCTAAGAGCATTAAGGGTGAAGGAAGCTCTTTTTGCTTTAGCGTAATGTTTGAAAAAAGCGAAATCCAGCTTGCCGAATCTTTGAAAATAGAGAACATTCGTAACAAACGCTTTCTCGTCGTGGACGACAACGAAATCGAACTTAAATTGTTATGTGATATTTTCGATTCTTGGAAAGTTGACTACAAGGCATGCCAGTCCGGAAAAGATGGACTTCAGGCCGCGCTTGCAGAGCATTTTGACTACATCATATTAGACTGGAAAATGCCGGATGTAGATGGATTGAGAGTGATTCATCAACTGCATCAACAAAAGCCAACGGATCAGGTGAACATTATCATGGTCACCGCATACATGAAAGAAGAGCTCATCAAAAATGCCCAAGCTATTGGTGAAACGATCCCTGTCATACTTGAAAAACCTGTTTTAGCATCAAACCTTTTCCAAGCATTGGGCGTCTATGAATTGCCAATCGACTTGCGTGCTTTGCAAGAACAGTCTCAATGGACGTTCGACGCCGACATTCTTGTTGCCGAAGACAACGCTGTAAACCAACTGGTGATAAAAGATTATCTTACCTCTTTTGGATGCCGTGTTACCTTGGCTGAGAATGGTAAAAAAGCGGTGGAAGCACTGCAAAATAATCATTTTGATCTGATTATGATGGATATCCAAATGCCCGTTATGGATGGGTATCAAGCGACGCAAATCATCCGAGAGTCTAACGCCAATATAGCGATTATCGCCTTAAGTGCTGCGGTGATGGAGCGAGACAAAAAAGCGTCGCACATGGCGGGAATGAATGAACACATTGGTAAACCGATCGATCCAGAGGAGCTTCTCTCTGTCATGCAGAAATACCTCGATGCAGAGAAAGTGACAGTCGAATCGAAATCTATGCCATTTGAACTACCAGCGATCGAAAAAATCAATATAGCGGCTTTGGCTAAAGCGTTCAGTAGTAAAGGCGCCATTAGGCAAATGTTTACCTCGTTTATTAAAGGGTTTGGTGATGTAAAAGAACGATTTGATGATGCCTTGCCGGTTGAAATCTTGCAGAAGCATATTCATGCTTTAAACGGGGCCAGTGGCAATCTCTTTATGGAAGATTTGTTCCAGCTTGTCAAAGCCATGAACGAGAGCAAGGATGAGGTTTTCATCCGTGAGCATCTCGCAAAACTGCGCTTAGAACTTGAAGCGGTACTTCATTCGATAAGACGTTACCTTGAAAGTGAAGAGAAGCCATCTGAGATGAAAATGACGATGGAAGA